A window from Bacteroidales bacterium encodes these proteins:
- a CDS encoding radical SAM protein, producing MANTAVLKEFDNCVLCPRECRANRNAGQLGYCGCDASYNIASVCIHKGEEPPVNGKNGICNLFFTGCNLRCSFCQNYQISRRKSANQKEQNLQDIMQEIISCLDSGIEAIGFVSPTHHVPHVKEIIRELHRRNFHPVTVYNTNAYDKVSVLKDLEGLIDVYLPDFKYLDSEVAKSFSDATGYPEIAKEAIKEMYRQKGSSVILNENGQAITGMIVRHLVLPGQSDDSVKIMQWIAEELSSSVHVSLMSQYYPTACVGGHPVLGRKITEEEYTRVLNAMEEFGFYRGWIQEYESSVTYRPDFDRSNPFEV from the coding sequence GTGGCCAACACTGCGGTTTTGAAAGAATTTGACAATTGCGTCCTTTGTCCCCGCGAATGCAGGGCTAACCGAAATGCCGGGCAACTCGGATATTGCGGCTGTGATGCCAGTTACAACATTGCATCGGTATGCATCCACAAGGGCGAAGAGCCACCGGTTAACGGCAAAAACGGTATATGCAACTTGTTTTTCACAGGGTGTAATCTTCGTTGTTCGTTCTGTCAGAATTACCAGATAAGCCGGCGTAAAAGCGCCAATCAGAAAGAACAGAATTTACAGGATATCATGCAGGAAATAATCTCCTGCCTGGATTCGGGCATCGAAGCCATCGGTTTTGTCAGTCCTACCCATCATGTGCCCCATGTTAAAGAAATCATCCGCGAACTTCACAGACGCAACTTCCATCCGGTAACGGTATATAATACTAACGCCTATGATAAGGTAAGTGTACTCAAAGATCTCGAAGGATTGATTGATGTGTATCTCCCCGACTTCAAATACCTGGACAGTGAGGTGGCCAAATCATTTTCCGATGCTACCGGTTATCCCGAGATTGCAAAAGAGGCCATAAAAGAGATGTACAGGCAGAAGGGAAGCTCGGTTATCCTTAATGAAAACGGTCAGGCCATAACGGGCATGATTGTCAGACATCTGGTTTTACCAGGACAGTCCGATGATTCAGTAAAAATTATGCAATGGATTGCAGAGGAACTATCCTCTTCGGTACATGTTTCTTTAATGTCGCAATACTACCCCACCGCCTGTGTAGGCGGTCATCCGGTTCTTGGACGCAAAATAACCGAAGAAGAATACACACGTGTATTAAACGCAATGGAAGAATTTGGCTTTTACCGGGGATGGATCCAGGAATATGAAAGTTCAGTGACGTACCGGCCGGATTTTGATCGTTCAAACCCGTTTGAGGTTTAA
- a CDS encoding DUF4252 domain-containing protein, with protein MKTFLLAMGLLALPVVSQAQSIMDKLFDKYSGKEGFTSVYISKYMFDMFRSDENLDAKNQEDLNHVISKLTGIKILVTDDDPATPTPVNLYQEIMKVLPSSPYKEVMVVREKDQNIKFFVKENGNKVAELLMVIGGNDESVLISIQGDIDMKNISKLAKSMNVEGMQNLEKIDEK; from the coding sequence ATGAAAACATTTCTTCTAGCTATGGGATTGCTTGCCTTACCGGTTGTTTCACAGGCACAGAGTATTATGGACAAGCTGTTTGATAAGTACTCGGGAAAAGAAGGTTTCACTTCCGTATATATTTCAAAATATATGTTTGATATGTTCCGGAGCGACGAGAACCTGGATGCAAAGAACCAGGAAGATCTGAACCATGTCATCAGTAAACTTACCGGTATAAAAATACTTGTCACCGATGATGACCCTGCCACTCCCACACCTGTAAATCTTTACCAGGAGATCATGAAGGTATTGCCTTCGTCACCTTATAAAGAAGTAATGGTAGTGCGTGAGAAAGATCAGAACATAAAGTTCTTTGTTAAGGAAAACGGCAATAAGGTTGCCGAACTGCTCATGGTCATCGGAGGAAATGATGAAAGCGTGTTAATAAGTATCCAGGGCGATATCGATATGAAAAACATATCAAAACTTGCCAAAAGCATGAACGTGGAAGGCATGCAGAATCTGGAGAAGATTGATGAAAAATAG
- a CDS encoding sigma-70 family RNA polymerase sigma factor, translating to MEINDFRKQIMPLTGRLFHYAYLLLKNKTEAEDAVQEVFLKLWKIRESLDQYNSIEAFSLKVTRNWCLDRIKARKPVYIESYNTWYDRKSDDTDPYKTLENTDELSLLFEILDKLPEQQRHIIQLRELENREFEEIAEIMDMNVNAVRVNLSRARNRIREEMTKFEYK from the coding sequence ATGGAAATTAACGATTTCAGGAAGCAAATAATGCCCCTTACAGGCAGATTGTTTCACTATGCTTACCTGCTGTTGAAAAATAAAACGGAAGCTGAAGATGCTGTGCAGGAGGTTTTCCTGAAATTATGGAAGATAAGAGAGTCACTTGATCAATATAACAGCATTGAAGCTTTTTCGCTTAAGGTGACACGAAACTGGTGTCTCGACCGGATAAAAGCAAGAAAACCGGTGTATATTGAAAGTTACAATACCTGGTATGACAGGAAGAGCGATGATACAGATCCTTACAAAACACTTGAAAACACCGACGAATTGTCCCTGCTGTTTGAAATTCTGGACAAACTACCTGAACAGCAACGTCATATCATTCAACTCAGGGAACTTGAGAACAGGGAATTTGAAGAAATTGCAGAAATAATGGATATGAATGTGAACGCCGTAAGAGTTAACCTATCCAGGGCGCGAAACAGGATACGAGAAGAAATGACTAAGTTTGAATACAAATGA
- a CDS encoding DUF4252 domain-containing protein, translating to MNKLILVAASLLLANCTFAQKDIISDVFSKYAGAQGVTTVNITGDMLNLITQAQQQMQDTVFTSKLTEVRILALEKNCDKPADINLKSEVYDKLDKSVYKEMMSVKEQDEDVVILIKEAKGRISEVLLIAGGKDDNALIQVKGDMLLSEVAKMAGKYQGKGFDHFKMLEK from the coding sequence ATGAATAAGCTGATACTCGTTGCCGCTTCACTGCTTCTCGCGAACTGCACGTTTGCTCAAAAGGATATAATCAGTGATGTGTTCTCAAAATATGCCGGTGCCCAGGGTGTTACAACGGTGAATATTACTGGTGATATGCTGAACCTTATAACACAAGCTCAACAGCAAATGCAGGACACAGTTTTTACATCCAAACTTACAGAAGTCAGGATACTGGCTCTTGAAAAAAATTGTGATAAACCGGCCGATATCAATCTGAAATCGGAAGTGTATGATAAACTCGACAAATCAGTTTATAAGGAAATGATGAGCGTGAAGGAACAGGATGAAGATGTTGTAATACTTATTAAGGAAGCTAAGGGAAGGATTTCGGAAGTACTTCTGATTGCAGGCGGTAAGGATGACAATGCCCTTATCCAGGTTAAAGGCGATATGCTGCTCAGCGAAGTAGCTAAGATGGCCGGAAAATACCAGGGAAAAGGATTTGACCATTTCAAAATGCTCGAAAAATAA
- a CDS encoding thioesterase family protein, producing the protein MYCTETIIRVRYGETDRMGYMYYGHYPEYFEVSRTDMIRSLGLSYREIEDSGIIMPVRSLKVDYKTPALYDELLTVKSCLKTLPEIKLDIDYEIYNEKKQLVCTGNTVLAFVDVKTRRPKRAPEFFLEAVRKYF; encoded by the coding sequence ATGTATTGTACTGAAACAATTATTCGGGTTCGTTATGGCGAAACTGACCGAATGGGCTATATGTATTACGGTCATTATCCCGAATATTTCGAAGTATCAAGGACCGATATGATCCGGTCACTGGGACTCAGTTATCGCGAGATTGAAGATTCGGGGATTATTATGCCGGTCAGAAGCCTTAAGGTTGATTATAAGACACCGGCGCTGTACGACGAATTGCTTACGGTTAAGTCATGTCTGAAAACACTGCCTGAAATTAAACTCGACATTGACTATGAAATTTATAACGAAAAAAAACAACTTGTTTGCACCGGCAACACGGTTCTTGCTTTTGTGGATGTAAAAACAAGAAGACCTAAAAGAGCACCTGAATTTTTCCTGGAGGCCGTCAGGAAATATTTCTGA
- a CDS encoding SDR family oxidoreductase: MKDKVVIITGASSGIGLATATEFAQMGAKVVLAARRLELLTQIMNSLQEKGYSAIAVKTDVTREEDCINLINTTIREYGKIDVLINNAGISMRALFRDVDLNVLKRLFDVNFWGAVICTKYALPYLIEQHGSVVGVSSVAGFVGLPGRTGYSASKYALHGFLETLRIENLKNGLHVLILCAGFTKSDIRKKALTADGTQQGFTPREEEKMMQPEEVAKAIVKAIRRRRNYVILTLEGKMTAMVKRIAPRFLEHAAYIKMAKEPDSPLKN; encoded by the coding sequence ATGAAGGATAAAGTTGTTATAATCACTGGTGCATCATCAGGCATTGGACTGGCAACCGCTACCGAGTTTGCTCAAATGGGCGCAAAAGTTGTACTTGCAGCCAGGAGACTCGAATTACTGACCCAGATCATGAATTCACTTCAGGAAAAAGGTTACTCCGCTATTGCCGTGAAAACCGACGTAACCCGCGAAGAAGACTGTATTAATCTTATAAATACTACCATCCGTGAATACGGCAAAATTGATGTACTCATTAATAATGCCGGTATATCCATGAGAGCCCTGTTCCGTGACGTGGATTTGAATGTTCTGAAAAGGCTTTTTGATGTTAACTTCTGGGGGGCTGTCATCTGCACAAAGTATGCCTTGCCTTACCTGATTGAACAACACGGTTCAGTCGTAGGTGTGTCCTCTGTCGCAGGTTTCGTTGGCTTGCCAGGCAGGACAGGGTATTCAGCATCCAAATATGCCTTACATGGTTTTCTTGAAACACTGCGTATTGAAAATCTTAAAAATGGATTGCATGTTCTGATTCTCTGTGCCGGTTTTACAAAATCTGATATACGCAAAAAAGCCCTAACTGCTGATGGAACGCAACAAGGCTTCACACCCCGTGAGGAAGAAAAAATGATGCAACCTGAGGAAGTTGCAAAAGCAATCGTTAAAGCGATCAGGCGCCGTCGAAATTATGTAATCCTCACGCTTGAAGGTAAGATGACTGCAATGGTTAAACGTATTGCACCGCGTTTCCTTGAACATGCTGCTTATATTAAAATGGCCAAAGAGCCTGATTCTCCCCTGAAAAATTAA
- a CDS encoding replication-associated recombination protein A, translating into MSAILKLSGNFTKQLTIMIGTNQPLADRMRPATLEEYVGQEHLVGENSILRKSIENGNIPSFILWGPPGVGKTTLARIIAGKLDRPFYQLSAVHAGVKDVRETIEKARQQLFFNKPSPILFIDEIHRFNKSQQDSLLGSVEQGIVTLIGATTENPSFEVISPLLSRCQVYILKPLGVQELTRILNRALAEDYYLKQMVVEVEENRALFKLSGGDARKLMNMLELIVSTLATNNTGRIVITDKAVMEIVQEKIAIYDKSGDQHYDIISAFIKSLRGSDPNAAVYWLARMVEGGEDPKFIARRMAILAAEDIGLANPNALLLATACFEAINLIGWPESRIILSETAIYLATSPKSNSSYMAIDEAIALVKETGDLPVPLNIRNAPTSLMKELGYGAEYKYAHEYKGNFTQEEFLPEAIRNRILYSPQDNPREAEIRKRLESIWKQKYNY; encoded by the coding sequence TTGTCAGCAATTCTAAAACTAAGTGGTAATTTTACAAAGCAATTGACAATTATGATCGGCACCAATCAGCCACTGGCAGACAGAATGAGACCTGCAACACTTGAGGAATATGTGGGACAGGAGCATTTAGTTGGCGAAAATTCAATCTTAAGAAAGAGCATAGAAAACGGGAACATTCCGTCTTTTATATTATGGGGCCCTCCCGGAGTTGGCAAGACTACACTTGCCCGGATAATTGCCGGAAAACTCGACAGGCCTTTTTACCAGTTGAGTGCCGTTCATGCCGGTGTGAAGGATGTTCGTGAGACTATTGAAAAAGCCCGTCAACAGCTGTTCTTTAATAAGCCTTCGCCTATATTGTTCATTGATGAGATTCATCGTTTCAATAAATCACAACAGGATTCGCTGTTAGGTTCAGTTGAACAGGGAATTGTAACCCTGATAGGCGCTACCACTGAAAATCCATCCTTTGAAGTGATCTCCCCGTTGCTTTCACGATGCCAGGTTTACATCCTTAAACCGCTTGGCGTGCAGGAGCTCACCAGGATACTGAACAGGGCACTCGCTGAAGATTATTACCTAAAACAGATGGTTGTTGAAGTGGAGGAAAACCGTGCCCTCTTTAAACTTTCGGGGGGTGATGCCCGTAAGCTGATGAATATGCTTGAACTGATCGTCAGCACTCTCGCCACAAACAATACTGGCAGAATTGTGATCACTGACAAGGCTGTAATGGAAATTGTACAGGAGAAGATTGCCATATATGATAAAAGCGGCGATCAGCACTACGATATTATTTCCGCTTTCATAAAATCGCTTCGGGGAAGTGATCCGAATGCGGCTGTATATTGGCTGGCCCGAATGGTTGAAGGCGGCGAAGATCCAAAATTCATAGCCCGGAGGATGGCTATACTGGCCGCCGAAGATATCGGGCTTGCCAATCCGAACGCCCTGCTGCTGGCAACTGCATGTTTTGAGGCGATCAACCTGATCGGCTGGCCTGAATCAAGGATTATTCTTTCTGAAACAGCCATTTACCTTGCAACCTCTCCTAAAAGCAATTCATCATACATGGCCATTGATGAGGCAATAGCCCTTGTTAAAGAAACAGGCGATCTGCCGGTACCTTTAAATATAAGGAATGCCCCGACATCGTTGATGAAAGAACTCGGCTATGGTGCAGAATACAAATACGCTCATGAATATAAGGGTAACTTCACGCAGGAAGAGTTCCTTCCTGAAGCTATCCGCAACCGTATCCTTTACAGTCCCCAGGATAATCCGCGTGAAGCTGAAATCAGGAAAAGACTGGAATCTATCTGGAAACAAAAATATAACTATTAA
- the kdsA gene encoding 3-deoxy-8-phosphooctulonate synthase, giving the protein MESLSSIPQIRHLNSGNFFLIAGPCVVESREICFDIAEKVKSITEKLKIPYIFKSSYKKANRSKSDSFTGIGDKEGLEVLKDIRKELALPVVTDIHSPEEAYFASQFVDVLQIPAFLCRQTDLLVAAAKTGKYVNIKKGQFLSPESMKFAAEKVVQAGNKHVMLTDRGTMFGYQDLIVDFRGIPEMKRFGFPVILDITHSLQQPNQNTGVSGGRPEMIETLAKAAIAVGADGLFLETHPEPMLAKSDGANMLRLDLLEQMLEKLVRIRATIIESDKY; this is encoded by the coding sequence ATGGAAAGTCTTTCATCCATACCTCAGATCAGGCACCTGAACAGCGGAAATTTTTTTCTCATTGCAGGTCCCTGTGTTGTGGAAAGTCGTGAGATCTGTTTTGACATTGCTGAAAAGGTAAAATCAATAACAGAGAAGCTGAAGATCCCTTATATATTTAAAAGTTCCTATAAAAAAGCCAACCGTTCCAAATCCGATTCTTTTACCGGAATCGGTGATAAGGAAGGACTTGAAGTGCTTAAGGATATCAGAAAGGAGCTGGCATTACCGGTTGTAACAGATATCCATTCACCTGAGGAAGCTTATTTTGCATCGCAATTTGTGGATGTGCTGCAGATCCCGGCTTTTTTGTGCAGGCAAACCGATTTACTGGTAGCTGCAGCAAAGACCGGAAAATATGTAAACATTAAAAAAGGGCAGTTTCTTTCCCCGGAATCCATGAAATTTGCCGCTGAAAAAGTGGTTCAGGCCGGGAATAAACATGTGATGCTGACAGACAGGGGTACGATGTTCGGTTACCAGGATCTTATTGTTGACTTCAGGGGAATACCGGAAATGAAACGATTCGGATTCCCTGTTATTCTGGATATTACCCATTCGCTTCAACAACCTAATCAGAATACAGGAGTTTCAGGCGGCAGGCCTGAAATGATCGAAACGCTTGCTAAGGCAGCCATTGCAGTGGGTGCCGACGGATTGTTTCTTGAAACTCATCCCGAGCCAATGCTTGCTAAATCGGATGGTGCCAACATGCTACGACTTGATCTCCTTGAACAAATGCTCGAAAAGCTTGTAAGGATAAGGGCTACAATAATTGAAAGCGATAAATATTAA
- a CDS encoding tetratricopeptide repeat protein: MNKLKQRFSGFILLFGLIFLPLSRGWTINDKSGERSILASEKQKIENLIKKATFYSRANNDTCLVFAEEAYRLAQANNAPELQAEALEISAGYYYDNEEYQNSIKDIEKLLYLYDQTGDSLRKGYTYNLYGNACYNTGIYDLAFRSYYQATRIALNYKDNELLARAYQNTGVLYDELKRGSDAMIYYGKALDLYRILKDKDGEASINQNIGIILADQKKYREALGYYLSALKSYQELNDTISMAEMYLNLGTSYEEQGDFPRSLQDYNKALNFSLKKNYKYGIAYSFYSIGSVYRKTGDYQLALENLQKSLRISKMISLAENESDCHFELSKVFNSLGDYRTAYEELNEYHILNDSIYSQKVQDNIAEVELRLKMEMKDKEIEDLRNQRQEAVKDMIRRTIGMFSIITLTLIIFGVSFYYSRILKKANIRLTEEVDERIRAEKELISIKENLEERVIERTRELEKAKLRAEESDRLKSAFIANMSHEIRTPLNAITGFSGLLLRDDITPEKRKEYNDHVIKNNKVLVNMIEDLIDTSKIESGNLQLHPSLINIRQFLYRLNEPIIDNLSRKNKPFIQVHLDNFETESGSLVADPIRLQQVLWHLLDNAVKFTREGAIHYGCIQNHQNVLFYVKDTGIGIPEEFKDIVFEKFRQLDESAKRKYGGTGLGLYYARKIAEMMGGQLWFEPNEQGGSVFFFSLPAMTQTPENL, encoded by the coding sequence ATGAATAAGTTAAAGCAACGATTCTCCGGTTTTATTCTTTTATTTGGCTTGATATTTCTGCCATTATCAAGGGGATGGACTATTAATGACAAGTCGGGTGAACGTTCCATCCTTGCCAGCGAAAAGCAAAAGATCGAAAACCTCATTAAAAAGGCTACTTTTTATTCCCGTGCAAACAATGACACCTGTCTGGTATTTGCCGAAGAAGCATACAGGCTTGCCCAGGCCAACAATGCACCGGAACTGCAGGCAGAAGCTCTTGAAATTTCCGCCGGTTATTATTATGACAATGAAGAGTACCAGAATTCAATAAAAGATATTGAAAAACTGCTCTATTTATATGACCAGACGGGTGATTCACTAAGGAAAGGGTATACTTATAATTTATACGGCAATGCCTGTTATAACACGGGTATTTATGATCTTGCCTTCCGCTCATACTACCAGGCAACAAGAATTGCACTTAATTATAAAGACAACGAGTTACTGGCAAGGGCTTATCAGAACACGGGTGTATTGTATGACGAGCTTAAAAGGGGTTCCGATGCAATGATTTATTATGGGAAAGCCCTTGATTTATACCGCATATTAAAAGACAAGGACGGAGAAGCGTCAATTAACCAGAATATAGGGATCATCCTTGCAGATCAGAAAAAATACAGGGAAGCTCTCGGTTATTATTTGTCGGCTTTGAAATCCTACCAGGAACTTAACGATACCATTTCAATGGCCGAAATGTACCTGAACCTGGGTACTTCTTATGAAGAACAGGGTGACTTTCCGAGGAGTCTGCAGGATTATAACAAGGCCCTGAACTTTTCGCTTAAAAAGAATTATAAATACGGAATTGCATACAGTTTTTACAGTATTGGCAGCGTTTACAGGAAAACCGGGGATTACCAGCTTGCCCTTGAAAATCTTCAAAAAAGCCTCCGGATATCTAAGATGATCTCTCTTGCTGAAAATGAGAGTGATTGTCATTTTGAACTCTCCAAGGTATTTAATAGCCTTGGAGATTACCGGACTGCTTATGAAGAGCTCAACGAATATCATATTCTGAATGATTCTATTTATAGTCAAAAAGTTCAGGATAATATTGCCGAAGTTGAATTGCGGCTGAAAATGGAAATGAAGGATAAGGAAATCGAAGATCTCAGGAATCAAAGACAGGAGGCTGTAAAAGATATGATTCGCCGGACAATAGGGATGTTTTCAATCATCACCCTTACCCTGATTATTTTTGGCGTAAGCTTTTATTACAGTCGTATCCTTAAAAAAGCAAATATCAGGCTCACTGAAGAGGTGGATGAAAGGATCAGGGCAGAGAAGGAACTTATCAGCATTAAGGAGAATCTTGAGGAACGGGTTATTGAACGCACCCGCGAGCTCGAAAAGGCAAAACTCAGGGCTGAAGAATCTGACAGGTTAAAGTCAGCCTTTATCGCCAATATGAGTCATGAAATCCGAACCCCGCTAAATGCTATAACAGGTTTTTCCGGTCTTTTATTGAGGGATGATATTACCCCGGAAAAGAGAAAAGAATATAATGATCACGTAATAAAAAATAACAAGGTACTTGTCAATATGATTGAGGACCTGATTGACACTTCCAAAATTGAATCAGGCAATCTTCAGTTGCATCCTTCGCTTATCAATATTCGCCAGTTCCTTTACAGGCTTAATGAACCCATTATCGACAATCTTTCACGCAAGAATAAGCCTTTTATACAGGTTCATCTGGATAATTTCGAGACTGAATCAGGCTCACTTGTTGCCGATCCTATCCGGCTGCAACAGGTTTTGTGGCATTTGCTTGACAATGCCGTAAAGTTTACCCGTGAAGGTGCAATTCACTACGGATGCATTCAAAATCATCAGAATGTGTTGTTTTATGTAAAGGATACCGGAATCGGCATACCTGAAGAATTCAAGGATATTGTTTTTGAGAAGTTCCGCCAGCTTGATGAATCGGCCAAAAGAAAATATGGTGGTACAGGCCTCGGATTGTATTATGCGCGAAAAATTGCGGAAATGATGGGCGGACAGCTCTGGTTTGAACCGAATGAACAGGGTGGATCGGTCTTCTTTTTTTCATTGCCTGCAATGACCCAAACCCCTGAAAACCTGTAG
- a CDS encoding DUF2027 domain-containing protein: MKFKPGDKVSFLNDTGGGTINRIDENGRIIVLTGDGFEIPVSAKELVPARNFNYTEREEEEEPEKPLKKLIPAEPKPIRQAVEIKPQIPVNVSFDSVTKLWIGFIAENNGPVFNSNIACYLINDSPYMLYYFAGKKEGGSMYFVSSGTIEPDTKTYLASFDQTLLSKISHLHIQILFVSKGRYIRKSPVDKLLDLNLINFSKESYYRENDYFEEKAVLFGISDKEETIGEVQIDVPEEIIQEKLKVDSPAKPKKKESQPDTLEIDLHYEGGNLNPGAILALQMSRFHSGIEEAISKNLKRIVFIHGLGQGTLKMQIRKEIQEKYPNFIYQDASFKEYGFGATMVHLILDKK; the protein is encoded by the coding sequence ATGAAGTTTAAACCAGGTGACAAAGTAAGTTTCCTAAATGATACCGGGGGAGGCACAATTAACCGGATCGATGAGAATGGCAGAATTATTGTTCTAACCGGGGACGGTTTTGAAATACCTGTAAGTGCAAAAGAGCTCGTGCCAGCCCGGAATTTCAATTATACCGAAAGGGAGGAAGAAGAGGAACCGGAGAAGCCTTTGAAAAAGTTAATTCCGGCTGAACCTAAACCTATCCGCCAGGCAGTTGAAATCAAACCACAGATTCCGGTTAATGTATCATTTGATTCTGTTACCAAACTTTGGATTGGTTTTATTGCTGAAAATAACGGGCCGGTATTTAACAGCAATATCGCCTGCTACCTTATTAATGATTCTCCTTATATGCTTTATTATTTTGCAGGTAAGAAAGAGGGCGGGTCGATGTATTTTGTAAGCTCCGGAACTATTGAACCTGACACAAAAACATACCTGGCTTCGTTTGATCAGACATTGCTGAGCAAAATCAGTCACCTGCATATACAAATTCTGTTTGTCAGCAAAGGCAGGTATATACGGAAAAGTCCCGTTGATAAATTACTTGATCTTAACCTGATTAATTTCAGTAAGGAAAGTTATTATCGCGAAAACGACTATTTCGAAGAAAAGGCCGTCCTCTTTGGAATATCAGATAAAGAGGAAACGATCGGTGAGGTACAAATTGATGTTCCTGAAGAGATCATTCAGGAGAAACTCAAAGTTGATAGTCCTGCAAAACCTAAGAAAAAAGAGTCTCAGCCGGATACCCTTGAGATCGATCTCCATTATGAAGGAGGAAATCTTAACCCTGGTGCCATTCTTGCCCTTCAAATGAGCAGGTTTCATTCGGGAATTGAAGAAGCGATAAGTAAAAATCTGAAGCGGATTGTCTTTATTCACGGGTTGGGACAGGGGACACTCAAAATGCAAATCCGTAAAGAAATTCAGGAAAAGTATCCTAACTTTATTTACCAGGATGCTTCGTTTAAAGAATATGGATTTGGAGCCACGATGGTTCATCTGATACTGGATAAAAAGTAG
- a CDS encoding S-adenosylmethionine:tRNA ribosyltransferase-isomerase, with the protein MSETLQGFEHINLKEFQYDLPESRIALFPTDERDHSKLLVFNKDGEICEDIFFNIDTHIPPGTHLFFNNSKVIPARLIFTKSTGASIELFCLKPAEPSDYALSLSSHSGCSWICLIGNTKKFKSPSLELKIQNNNFQLILNAEKVTMQGNVAEIRFTWNSDKVSFAEILYMAGAIPLPPYIKRQLRPLDKERYQTIYSSREGSVAAPTAGLHFTDRVFSKLREKSISCHEITLHVGAGTFQPVKSNTIADHEMHPELFEITLPVVQQIQQINHPVGCVGTTSVRTLESLYWIGVKLMNNLNSENLPDLDQWEPYALPQDVTIKEAFTALYEWFQIKHIEKTVVSTRMIIVPGYRFRMTNLIVTNFHQPGSTLLLLVAAFLGRSWEDIYHYALDHNFRFLSYGDSSLLFSRL; encoded by the coding sequence ATGTCTGAAACATTGCAGGGATTTGAACATATTAATCTTAAGGAATTTCAGTATGACCTGCCTGAAAGCAGGATTGCACTTTTCCCGACTGATGAAAGGGATCATTCCAAACTCCTGGTTTTCAATAAGGATGGTGAAATATGTGAAGATATATTTTTTAATATTGATACTCATATTCCGCCGGGAACTCATTTATTTTTTAATAATTCAAAAGTAATACCGGCCCGATTGATCTTCACAAAATCTACAGGAGCCTCCATTGAACTATTCTGTCTGAAACCGGCAGAGCCTTCTGATTATGCCCTGTCGCTTTCTTCACACAGCGGCTGCAGTTGGATTTGCTTGATCGGGAATACGAAAAAGTTTAAAAGTCCCTCACTTGAATTAAAAATTCAGAACAATAATTTTCAGTTGATACTTAATGCTGAAAAGGTCACGATGCAGGGTAACGTAGCTGAAATACGATTTACATGGAATTCCGACAAGGTTAGTTTTGCAGAGATTCTGTATATGGCGGGTGCAATACCCCTGCCACCTTATATTAAAAGGCAACTGCGACCACTGGATAAAGAGCGTTACCAGACGATTTATTCCAGCCGCGAAGGTTCAGTCGCTGCACCAACCGCCGGTTTGCATTTCACTGACCGGGTGTTTTCCAAGTTAAGAGAAAAAAGCATTTCATGCCATGAAATTACCCTGCATGTAGGTGCCGGCACATTTCAACCTGTTAAATCAAATACAATCGCGGATCATGAAATGCATCCGGAGCTTTTTGAAATAACCCTTCCGGTTGTTCAGCAAATTCAGCAAATCAATCATCCTGTGGGTTGTGTTGGAACCACATCGGTAAGAACACTTGAAAGTCTTTACTGGATCGGCGTTAAGCTGATGAATAATTTGAATTCCGAAAATCTCCCTGACCTTGATCAATGGGAACCTTATGCTCTTCCCCAGGATGTCACAATTAAAGAAGCCTTCACTGCTTTATATGAATGGTTTCAGATTAAGCACATCGAAAAAACGGTGGTTTCAACCCGTATGATCATTGTACCCGGTTACCGGTTCAGGATGACCAACCTGATCGTTACGAATTTTCATCAGCCGGGCAGTACGCTTTTATTATTGGTGGCGGCTTTTTTAGGTAGATCATGGGAAGACATTTACCATTACGCCCTTGATCACAACTTTCGTTTTCTGAGTTACGGTGATAGTTCGCTCCTGTTCAGCAGGCTGTAG